Proteins co-encoded in one Lineus longissimus chromosome 11, tnLinLong1.2, whole genome shotgun sequence genomic window:
- the LOC135495615 gene encoding CCR4-NOT transcription complex subunit 10-like: protein MDSKAEDVPERTEGTYQSLPPVTDHERDIASRCASDFEKGNFESCLAGISNLYSVRTLDPKVMHNKGVAEYYISGLRKTDEFRKCMNSVCHLCQVSLDNIATLDDVDHCIVYYNHAVILHHLKQYQTALAVMDKLFQYIEPLEENIARKIAFLHVELYLCTQQPEKAYAMLGFIEKNILSNGKSQQQTPDKDREQGHRDSEMSGDVWRPKISQYKARCYLMLKSMKACKREIKNMMNSVGLGPQLVYLKSNFEYLRGNYRKAIKVLNSAPSQTKGPQETGECIPAMYYNNMACIHFHMRKHNLGAFYLRKALQENENASKDVSRTDLSKSLSGLPVFTLGISRHHELLYNMGIQLLHCGKALAAFECLIIAIQVYHTNPRLWLRLAECCIQANKENNDEDRKLSHRLEVVQGSVGSGVHRKLIIGPGITSNYKLSNESAAIPTTSLEFAAMCLRNALTLLPDERIPPVPSEDAEPGKPAHDSPLPAPPANPMKANEVANLRCSVLCQTSYVALCLNDFLVAALNADRLLKQPKLSGAHRYLGNMYLGEALVSLDRIADAVQHFNPDAITDVSVTPPDYKQDQERDRNGEAQESENRGALFNWIPRDVMKAKAIMQYNLATAHAIRGEHEKAIMNLAKSTQVIGTPFPSHIYFLRLYLDLMEGRRKLAQGVIKEHFGHMTPNRA, encoded by the exons ATGGATTCGAAAGCTGAAGATGTACCTGAGCGGACGGAAGGGACCTACCAGTCACTGCCACCGGTTACAGACCACGAGAGGGACATCGCAAGCAGATGTGCAAGTGATTTCGAGAAAGGAAATTTCGAGAGCTGTTTGGCGGGAATAAGCAACTTGTACTCGGTTAGGACACTGGATCCTAAAGTGATGCACAATAAGGGAGTAGCAGAGTACTACATATCTGGCTTGCGGAAAACTGACGAATTTAGGAAGTGTATGAACAGTGTTTGTCACCTG TGTCAAGTAAGCCTGGACAACATAGCCACTTTAGATGACGTTGATCACTGCATTGTTTACTACAATCATGCTGTTATCCTACACCACCTCAAACAGTATCAAACAGCACTTGCTGTTATGGACAAACTCTTTCAGTACATAGAACCATTAG AGGAAAACATAGCCAGAAAAATAGCTTTTCTTCATGTGGAATTATACCTTTGCACACAGCAG ccGGAGAAAGCTTATGCCATGCTAGGATTCATTGAGAAGAATATTCTGAGCAACGGGAAGTCGCAGCAGCAGACTCCAGACAAGGACAGAGAACAGGGCCACAGAGACAGTGAAATGTCTGGAGATGTGTGGAGACCTAAGATTAGTCAG TATAAAGCCCGGTGTTACTTGATGTTGAAGTCTATGAAAGCCTGTAAGCGCGAGATCAAGAATATGATGAACTCTGTTGGACTG GGACCACAGCTTGTGTATCTGAAGAGCAACTTTGAATACCTCCGTGGCAATTACAGAAAAGCCATCAAGGTGCTCAACTCGGCGCCGTCCCAAACCAAGGGACCCCAAGAGACTGGGGAGTGTATACCTGCTATGTACTACAACAACATGGCATGTATTCACTTCCACATGAGGAAGCACAACTTGGGGGCTTTCTATCTGAGAAAGGCTCTACAGGAGAATGAGAATGCTAGTAAGGATGTCAGCAGGACCGATCTGA GTAAATCTCTCTCCGGTCTGCCCGTCTTCACGTTGGGTATCAGTCGTCATCACGAGCTTCTCTACAACATGGGCATACAGCTGTTGCATTGTGGGAAGGCTTTGGCGGCATTCGAATGTCTGATCATCGCCATCCAGGTGTATCACACGAACCCACGTCTCTGGTTACGACTGGCGGAGTGTTGTATACAAGCAAATAAAGAG AACAACGATGAAGACCGAAAACTAAGTCATCGCCTCGAGGTGGTTCAAGGATCAGTTGGCTCTGGTGTTCATAGGAAACTTATCATCGGGCCTGGTATAACTTCTAATTACAAGTTAAG CAATGAGTCTGCTGCCATCCCCACAACCAGCTTAGAATTTGCTGCAATGTGTCTGCGGAATGCCTTGACATTGCTCCCAGATGAGAGGATTCCCCCAGTACCATCGGAGGATGCAGAACCAGG GAAACCAGCCCACGATTCTCCACTGCCAGCACCTCCAGCTAACCCCATGAAAGCAAATGAAGTGGCTAATCTAAG GTGTTCGGTGCTGTGCCAGACGTCTTATGTGGCGTTATGTCTCAATGATTTTCTGGTCGCCGCCTTGAATGCCGACAGACTGCTCAAACAGCCAAAGTTATCAGGTGCTCATAG ATACTTGGGCAATATGTACCTTGGGGAAGCCTTGGTGTCTTTGGACAGGATTGCAGATGCTGTGCAACATTTTAATCCAGATGCCATCACGGATGTTTCAGTCACCCCTCCTGACTACAAACAAGACCAGG AACGTGATAGAAATGGTGAAGCACAGGAAAGTGAAAACCGAG GTGCTCTATTCAACTGGATACCCCGGGACGTGATGAAGGCCAAGGCGATAATGCAGTACAATCTCGCAACAGCTCATGCTATCAGAGGCGAACATGAAAAGGCAATCATGAATCTGGCCAAG AGTACTCAGGTTATTGGCACACCATTCCCATCTCACATCTACTTCCTGAGGCTGTACCTGGATCTGATGGAGGGCAGACGAAAGCTTGCTCAGGGTGTCATCAAGGAGCATTTCGGACACATGACACCAAACCGAGCTTAA